The Gordonia iterans DNA window TTCTGGTGGTGGGCCTGCGTGGCATCCGTGTGCTGGGTGAGCCGCACGATCAACTCCTGCAGAGCGACCGGCGCGGTGGTGAGGCCCGCCGCGGCGAGGCGCCGCCGCTCGTCGTCGCTGAGGGAGCCGAGTACGGTGACCGACGCGACGGGGCCGAGGCGCTCGCGGTGAAGTTCTTCGCGGCCGGTGACGAACTCGTCGACGACGGACTCGGCGCCGACCACGCTGAACGCGCGCTCGCGCAGTGCGTCGACGGATTCGTTGACGACGATGTGCTCGTCGTCGACCACGAGGACCTGTTCGATCAGGTTCGAGATCTCGTCGATCAGGTGACTGGAGATCACCACCGTGCGCGGGTGTTCGGCGTAGTCGGCGAGCAGGCGGTCGTAGAAGATCTGCCGCGCCACCGCATCCAGCCCGAGGTAGGGCTCGTCGAAGAAGGTCACGTCGGCACGCGACGCCAATCCGATGATCACTCCGACGGCGGACAACTGTCCGCGGGAGAGCTTCTTGATCCGCGTGTTCATCGGAAGACGGAAGTCGTCGATCAGACGCTCGGCGAGCTCGCTGCTCCAGTTCGGGAAGAACAGTTCGGCGATGGCGAAGGCGTGCTTGGGCTTGGCGTCGTCCGGATACTTCTGGCTCTCCCGGACAAAGCACATCCGCTGCAGTACAGCGGGATTCTCGTAGGCCTCCGCACCGAAGACCTCTGCGCGCCCGGAATCGGCGAAGTTCTGGGCGGTGAGGATCGACATGATGGTGGTCTTGCCCGAACCGTTTCGGCCGAACAGGCCGCAGATCACGTCTTTCGGGATGTCGAAGTCGATCCGGTCGAGAACGGTCTTGTCGCCGTACCGCTTGGTCAGGTCGCGGACCCGGACGGCGGTGTCCTCGGGGGCCGGTGCGTGGCTGATGGCACTCATTGCTGCTCCTCTCGGATGGAACCGCCGGCGGGGCGGCGGTCGCGGATCAGGTCGATCACGTCCTGCGGGTCCAGGCCGAGGCGCGCGGCCTCGGTGAGCAGGGGGTCGAGGTATCGGACGGCGAAGGATTCCTGGCGTTCCCGGCGCAGCAGATCGCGTGCGCCGGTGGCGACGAACATCCCGATTCCGCGGCGCTTGTAGAGCACGCCCCTGTCGACCAGCAGGTTGATGCCCTTGGCGGCGGTCGCGGGGTTGATCCGGTAGAACGCCGCGAGCTCGTTGGTGGATGGCGCCCGGGTCTCCTCGGCGAGGGCGCCGTCGATGATCGAGTCGGCGACGTGATCGGCGATCTGCTGGAAGAGCGCCCGTCCTTCATCGATCATGGCACGTCCTTTGGTTAATTACTTGACTAACTAACCATGACACCAGTGAACCGGGCTGTCAAGAGACGCCGGGCCGGTAATGTCACCGGGATGAACCTGGACGAGCGGTGTCCGTGCCACAGCGGGGACCCGTTCGGAGCGTGCTGTGGGCGATACCTCGCCGGTGCAGGGGGCGCGCCCGCCCCGACCGCACAAGCGCTGATGCGCAGCCGCTACACGGCCTTCGCGCTCGGCGACGTCGCACATCTCCTCGACACTTGGCACCCGAGTACGCGACCGGGCTCGCTGGACCTGGAGCCGGACCGGCGATGGCTGCACCTGAGCGTCGAGTCGTGTTCTGGCGGTGGGCCTTTCGACTCCGACGGCACCGTGTGCTTCACCGCGGTCTACCGCGCACCCGGCGGCCGGGGCGAACTTCACGAGCGCAGCCGATTCGTCCGGGAGAACGGTCGCTGGTACTACGTCGACGGCGACGTGGGCTGACGCGTCACCGCGGCGCCGGCGAACGCGAGTACCGTGGGTTCGTGGCATCCGAGACTGCGTACGACACCGAGAAGACCACCGCTCCCACCGCCGCGACCGTCGGCGAACTGCGCGCCTCCGGTCACGTCCAGCGCGACGTGCGCGACGAGATCCGGCACAACCTGCTCGCCGACTTGCGGGCCGGAATCGATCCGTGGGCGGGGATCGTCGGCTTCGAGTCGACGGTGGTTCCGCAGCTCGAGCGGGCGCTGATCGCCGGGCACGACGTGGTGCTCCTCGGCGAGCGCGGCCAGGGCAAGACCAGGCTGCTCCGCTCGCTGACCAACCTCCTCGACGAGTGGACGCCGGTGATCGCCGGCTCCGAACTCGACGAGCACCCCTTCGAGCCGATCCTCCCGGAGTCGATCCGGCGCGCCGGCGAACTCGGCGACGACCTCCCGATCGCCTGGCGGCACCGCAGCGAACGGTACAGCGAGAAGCTGGCCACCCCGGACACCTCGGTGGCCGATCTGGTCGGCGACATCGACCCGATGAAGGTGGCGGCCGGCCGCAGCCTCGGTGATCCGGAGACCATCCACTTCGGCCTGATCCCGCGCGCGCACCGCGGCCTCATCGTGATCAACGAGCTGCCCGACCTCGCCGAGCGCATCCAGGTCGCCATGCTGAACGTGATGGAGGAGCGCGACATCCAGGTTCGCGGCTACAACCTGCGGCTCCCGCTCGACGTGCTGGTCATGGCCAGCGCCAACCCGGAGGACTACACCAACCGCGGCCGCATCATCACCCCGCTCAAGGACCGTTTCGGCGCCGAGATCCGCACCCACTATCCGCTGGAGCTCGACGACGAGGTGGACGTGATCGAGCAGGAGGCAGATCTGGTGGCGACGGTGCCGTCGTTCCTGATCGAGATCCTCGCCCGGTTCACCCGCTACCTGCGCGAGCATCCGTCCATCGACCAGCGCTCCGGCGTCTCGGCGCGCTTCTCGATCGCCGGTGCGGAGACGGTTGCCGCCGCGGCGCTGCATCGCGCCGCGGTGACCGGCGAGGAGATCGCGGTGGCCCGCCCGGTCGACCTGGAGTCGGTGGTGGAGGTGCTGCGCGGCAAGGTGGAGTTCGAGTCCGGCGAAGAGGGTCGGGAGTTGGAGATCCTCGAGTACCTGCTGCGCAAGGCCACCGCGGACGCGGTGCGCGCCGACCTGGGCGGTCTGGACCTGCGCCGGCTGGTGGAGCGGCTGGAGTCCGGCGACGCGGTGCTCACCGGCGACCGTGTCCCCGCGGCCGAGGTGATCGCCGCGCTGGGCGACGACGACGCGGTGACCGCCGTGCTCGACGACCTCGCCGCCAAACTCGACGTCGACGAGGCCGAGCTGGCCAGCGCCCTGGAGTTCGCCCTGGAGGGGCTCTTCCTGGCGCGGCGCATCGGCAAGGAGCCCGATGAGCGCGGCCGCACCGTGTACCGCGTCGAGAGTCCCGACGATGACGACGACTAGACGGTGACGACTAGACGATGACGATCAACCGACACCACCGTTCCCGTTATCAGCGGTACACCGGCGGCCCCGATCCGCTGGCACCGCCGGTCGATCTGCGTGAGGCGCTCGGCGCGATCGGGGACGACGTGATGTCCGGGGTCTCACCCGAACGCGCGCTGCGCGAATTCCTCCGGCGCGGCGGGCGGGACTTCAGCGGCCTGGACCGGCTCGCCGAGATGGCGAACCGACGACGGCGGGAGCTCCTCGAGTCACGCAATCTCGACGGCACCTTCGAGGAGATCCGGAAGCTGCTCGACGACGCCGTCCTCGACGAGCGCAAGCAACTCGCCCGCGACCTCGACGACGAAGCCCGGTTCAAGGAGATGCAGATCGGCAGTCTGCCGCCCTCCACGGCGCAGGCGGTTCGCGAACTGGCCGACTACGACTGGCGGAGCAGCAGTGCCCGGGAGAAGTACCGGCAGATCTCCGACCTGCTCGGCCGCGAGGTCCTGGACCAGCGATTCGCCGGGATGAAGCAGGCGCTCGAGGGTGCGAGCGAGCACGACCGGCAGCAGATCTCGGCGATGCTGGCCGATCTCAACGCGCTGCTCGATGCGCACAATCGCGGCGAGGACACCACCGAGCAGTTCGCCGAGTTCATGGACCGGCACGGTCAGTACTTCCCGGAGGACCCGCAGAACACCGACGAGCTGATCGACGCACTGGCGCACAGATCCGCTGCGGCGCAGCAGTTCTTCAACTCGCTCACGCCGGAGCAGCAGGCCGAGCTCGCGGAGCTCTCACAGCAGGCGTTCGGGTCGCCGGAGCTGATGAATCAGCTCTCGCAGATGGACGCGGCACTGCGGGCGGCGCGGCCCGATCTGGACTGGGACAGCGACCGGCGATTCTCCGGCGATCAGCCGATGGGCCTGGGGGAGGGCGCGGCGGCGCTCCGGGACATCGGAGAGCTCGAACAGCTCGCCGAGCAGCTGTCGCAGGGCTACGCCGGCGCCCAGCTGGAGGACGTGGATCTGGAGACGCTCGCCCGGCAACTCGGTGACGAGGCCGCGGCAGACGCGCACACCCTGGCCGAACTGGACCGGGCGCTGAAAGAACAGGGCTTCTTCCACCGTGCGCCGGACGGCAGGCTGACGCTCTCCCCGAAGGCGATGCGGCAGCTCGGGCAGGCGATCCTGCGTGATATCGCCGAACAACTGTCCACCCGCTCCGGCGAACGACGGTCGGACACCGCGGGCCGGCTCGGTGAGCCGACCGGAGCGACCCGGGAGTGGGCCTACGGCGACACCGAACCGTGGGACGTGACCCGCACGATCACCAATTCGGTCCTGCGCACCGTCGCCGAATCGCCGAGCGGACCGGAGGCGCTGGCCGCGATGGGATCCGGCGGTGTCCGGATCGACCTGAACGACGTCGAGGTGACCGACACCGAAGCCCGGAACACCGCCGCCGTCGTGCTGCTGGTGGACACCTCCTTCTCGATGGTCATGGAGGGACGGTGGACCCCGATGAAGCGCACCGCGCTCGCCCTGAACCACCTGATCTCGACACGCTTCCGCTCGGACGAACTGCACTTGATCGAGTTCGGCAGGCACGCCCGCGACACCACCGTCGCCGAGCTCACCGGGCTGGAGCCGCGGATGGAGCAGGGCACCAACCTGCATCACGCGTTGCTGTTGGCGCAGCGGCATCTGCGGCGCTTCCCGAACGCGCAACCGGTGGTGCTGGTGGTGACCGACGGCGAGCCCACCGCGCACGTGGAGCCGAACGGAGAGGCCTTCTTCTTCTATCCGCCGCACCCGCAGACCATCGGCCTGACGGTGCGCGAACTGGATCATCTCGCGCGCATGGGTACGCAGATCACCATCTTCCAACTCGGCGACGACCCGGGGCTGGTGCGCTTCGTCGACCGGATCGCCCGGCGGATCGGCGGCCGCGTGGTGAGCCCGGATCTGGACGGACTGGGCGCCGCGGTGGTGGGCGACTACCTCCGCTCGCGGCGCGGCTGAGGTCTCGACTTCGCTCGACCATCGAACGGGGGAGCACTCCTCGACCGTCGATCGGGGCGTTCCCCTCGCCGGTCGAGCGGAGTCGAGACCCCGCCTACACTGATTCCCGTGACGTCCCAACCGCAGCACGGCAGGTACTACCCGGCCCCGATCGGGAACGAGCAGCGTGCGGCGATCCGTGCGAGCAACGCCGATCGCGAGGAGGCGCACGCCTTCCTGTCGGCGGCGATGAGCGTGGGGGCGCTGACTCCCGAGGAGTACACCGACCGCGCGGGGACCGCGCTGGCGGCGGTGACCCTCGCCGATTTGGACACGCTCTGCGCCGACCTGCCGATGGACCGGCTGACCGCGGCGGTGGCCGAGGTGACCCCGAACCAGACGAGGATCAGCAGGTCCGGCGCCTCACCGGTGACACGTGCGGTGGCGATCATGTCCGGCAGCGAGATCAGCGGCGGAGCCGTCGTCGGCAGCCGGTTGACCGCGTTCTCCCTGATGGGTGGTGTCGACATCGACCTTCGCGAGGTGGAGTTCACCGCGCCGGTCCTGGAGATCACCGCCACGGCGATCATGGGCGGCGTGGACATCGTCGTGCCGTCCGACGTGACCGTCGAGGTCCACGGTTCGGGAATCATGGGCGGCTTCTCCGGCAAGGCCGCCGGGCCCGGCCGGCCCGGCGCGCCGCGGATCGTCATCCGCGGTTTCGCCCTGATGGGCGGCGTCGAGACCAGGCGCAAGGAGCGCGGCGAGCACAGCGGTCCCCGCCGCCCGAACTGACCGCTACGCCAGGGTCAGGGCGAGGAACGCGATCACCGGAATCGAGGCGACGGTGGTGACCAGCGCCGAATCCCGCGCGAGGATCTCGCCGCGGCCGTAGCGGGTCGCGTACACCAGCACGTTCTGCGCGGTCGGCAGCGCCGCGATCACCACCTGGGCGAACAGCGCCTCGCCGGTCATGCCGAAGGCGAACCTGGCCAGCAGGTACGCGGTGAGCGGCATCAGCGTCATCTTCAGCACAGAGGCCAGCGCGATGTCCCGGCGCGGCGTCGCGCCCTTGGCGAACACCTGAACGCCGGTCAGCGAGAGCCCGAAGGTCAGCAGCGCCAGCGGCACTGAAGCCTTGGCGAGCATGTCCAGGGGTGAGAACACGGCGTCGGGCAGGTGCAGCCCGGCCAGCGAGAGCGCCAGTCCGATCAGGCCGCCGATCACGATCGGATTGGCCAGCGGAGTGCCGACGGTGCGCCACAGCGAGCCGCGACGACTGGCGTCGATCGCGGTCAGATCGAGCGTCGCCAGGGCGATCGGCGAGTAGATCATGATCTGGAACAGCAGCAGCGGTGCGATGAACGACGCATCGTCGAGCACGAAGATCGCGATGGGCAGGCCCAAGTTGACGCTGTTGACGTACGACGACGAGAGCGCGCCGATCACCGCCTCGGGCACCGCCCGCCGCCAGATCAGCCGCACCGCCGCGAAGTAGATCGCCCCCACGGTCGCCGCGCTGGCGGCGGCGATCG harbors:
- a CDS encoding ATP-binding cassette domain-containing protein, whose amino-acid sequence is MSAISHAPAPEDTAVRVRDLTKRYGDKTVLDRIDFDIPKDVICGLFGRNGSGKTTIMSILTAQNFADSGRAEVFGAEAYENPAVLQRMCFVRESQKYPDDAKPKHAFAIAELFFPNWSSELAERLIDDFRLPMNTRIKKLSRGQLSAVGVIIGLASRADVTFFDEPYLGLDAVARQIFYDRLLADYAEHPRTVVISSHLIDEISNLIEQVLVVDDEHIVVNESVDALRERAFSVVGAESVVDEFVTGREELHRERLGPVASVTVLGSLSDDERRRLAAAGLTTAPVALQELIVRLTQHTDATQAHHQNGALR
- a CDS encoding GntR family transcriptional regulator — encoded protein: MIDEGRALFQQIADHVADSIIDGALAEETRAPSTNELAAFYRINPATAAKGINLLVDRGVLYKRRGIGMFVATGARDLLRRERQESFAVRYLDPLLTEAARLGLDPQDVIDLIRDRRPAGGSIREEQQ
- a CDS encoding YchJ family protein, coding for MNLDERCPCHSGDPFGACCGRYLAGAGGAPAPTAQALMRSRYTAFALGDVAHLLDTWHPSTRPGSLDLEPDRRWLHLSVESCSGGGPFDSDGTVCFTAVYRAPGGRGELHERSRFVRENGRWYYVDGDVG
- a CDS encoding sigma 54-interacting transcriptional regulator — translated: MASETAYDTEKTTAPTAATVGELRASGHVQRDVRDEIRHNLLADLRAGIDPWAGIVGFESTVVPQLERALIAGHDVVLLGERGQGKTRLLRSLTNLLDEWTPVIAGSELDEHPFEPILPESIRRAGELGDDLPIAWRHRSERYSEKLATPDTSVADLVGDIDPMKVAAGRSLGDPETIHFGLIPRAHRGLIVINELPDLAERIQVAMLNVMEERDIQVRGYNLRLPLDVLVMASANPEDYTNRGRIITPLKDRFGAEIRTHYPLELDDEVDVIEQEADLVATVPSFLIEILARFTRYLREHPSIDQRSGVSARFSIAGAETVAAAALHRAAVTGEEIAVARPVDLESVVEVLRGKVEFESGEEGRELEILEYLLRKATADAVRADLGGLDLRRLVERLESGDAVLTGDRVPAAEVIAALGDDDAVTAVLDDLAAKLDVDEAELASALEFALEGLFLARRIGKEPDERGRTVYRVESPDDDDD
- a CDS encoding vWA domain-containing protein, translating into MTINRHHRSRYQRYTGGPDPLAPPVDLREALGAIGDDVMSGVSPERALREFLRRGGRDFSGLDRLAEMANRRRRELLESRNLDGTFEEIRKLLDDAVLDERKQLARDLDDEARFKEMQIGSLPPSTAQAVRELADYDWRSSSAREKYRQISDLLGREVLDQRFAGMKQALEGASEHDRQQISAMLADLNALLDAHNRGEDTTEQFAEFMDRHGQYFPEDPQNTDELIDALAHRSAAAQQFFNSLTPEQQAELAELSQQAFGSPELMNQLSQMDAALRAARPDLDWDSDRRFSGDQPMGLGEGAAALRDIGELEQLAEQLSQGYAGAQLEDVDLETLARQLGDEAAADAHTLAELDRALKEQGFFHRAPDGRLTLSPKAMRQLGQAILRDIAEQLSTRSGERRSDTAGRLGEPTGATREWAYGDTEPWDVTRTITNSVLRTVAESPSGPEALAAMGSGGVRIDLNDVEVTDTEARNTAAVVLLVDTSFSMVMEGRWTPMKRTALALNHLISTRFRSDELHLIEFGRHARDTTVAELTGLEPRMEQGTNLHHALLLAQRHLRRFPNAQPVVLVVTDGEPTAHVEPNGEAFFFYPPHPQTIGLTVRELDHLARMGTQITIFQLGDDPGLVRFVDRIARRIGGRVVSPDLDGLGAAVVGDYLRSRRG
- a CDS encoding DUF1707 SHOCT-like domain-containing protein; translated protein: MTSQPQHGRYYPAPIGNEQRAAIRASNADREEAHAFLSAAMSVGALTPEEYTDRAGTALAAVTLADLDTLCADLPMDRLTAAVAEVTPNQTRISRSGASPVTRAVAIMSGSEISGGAVVGSRLTAFSLMGGVDIDLREVEFTAPVLEITATAIMGGVDIVVPSDVTVEVHGSGIMGGFSGKAAGPGRPGAPRIVIRGFALMGGVETRRKERGEHSGPRRPN
- a CDS encoding AEC family transporter; protein product: MSGVVSGFTVIFIVVAIGYVLGRTGTLGEHAVSVLARLVFFVCTPALMIVSLSTNDLSVVFSPTLAIAAASAATVGAIYFAAVRLIWRRAVPEAVIGALSSSYVNSVNLGLPIAIFVLDDASFIAPLLLFQIMIYSPIALATLDLTAIDASRRGSLWRTVGTPLANPIVIGGLIGLALSLAGLHLPDAVFSPLDMLAKASVPLALLTFGLSLTGVQVFAKGATPRRDIALASVLKMTLMPLTAYLLARFAFGMTGEALFAQVVIAALPTAQNVLVYATRYGRGEILARDSALVTTVASIPVIAFLALTLA